Proteins from a single region of Streptomyces spinoverrucosus:
- a CDS encoding SRPBCC family protein: protein MAGHTENEITIAAPLDLVWDMTNDLERWPQLFSEYASVEVLSQEGKKTTFRLTMHPDENGTVWSWVSEREPDRDTLTVKARRVETGPFAHMNIHWRYEEVPAGTRMVWTQDFAMKPDAPVDDDWMTDNINKNSKIQMALIRDKIEKAAAGGHRPAPALAD, encoded by the coding sequence ATGGCCGGACACACCGAGAACGAGATCACCATCGCCGCCCCGCTGGACCTGGTCTGGGACATGACCAACGACCTGGAGCGGTGGCCGCAGCTGTTCAGCGAGTACGCGTCCGTCGAGGTCCTCTCCCAGGAGGGGAAGAAGACGACGTTCCGGCTGACCATGCACCCGGACGAGAACGGCACCGTCTGGAGCTGGGTCTCCGAGCGCGAGCCGGACCGCGACACCCTCACCGTCAAGGCGCGCCGGGTGGAGACCGGGCCCTTCGCCCACATGAACATCCACTGGCGCTACGAGGAGGTCCCCGCCGGCACCCGGATGGTCTGGACGCAGGACTTCGCGATGAAGCCGGACGCGCCCGTCGACGACGACTGGATGACCGACAACATCAACAAGAACTCGAAGATCCAGATGGCCCTCATCCGGGACAAGATCGAGAAGGCGGCCGCCGGTGGTCACCGGCCCGCCCCCGCCCTGGCCGACTGA
- a CDS encoding SchA/CurD-like domain-containing protein, with protein MTTTSEKVSQQQQLTRQVSARVSQSVFDGSRLRVILLVDVHDGAQQQFLEAYEQLCSQVASVPGHVSDQLCQSIENPSQWLITSEWESAPPFLAWVNSEEHVQMVRPLHSCVRDTRSLRFHIVRETGGAAPMADTAHRQLQMSPRIGDGVIRHALTFTVKPGSEPEVAKILANYDPPETRVDETTRLVRTSLFMHANRVVRAIEVRGDLLVALRHVARQPEVRAIEEAINPYLEQDRDLSDDDSARVFFTRAALPAVHHISVDEMPEGARYALSYPARPGEGMQLAEALSRQDEKAAQDPANPVLRSTIFQRDDVVVRLIDVRPGVDADVALSKSGALSPPNALLDGDAARMELVTDRRSPDA; from the coding sequence ATGACCACCACGTCGGAAAAGGTTTCGCAGCAGCAGCAGCTGACGCGACAGGTGTCGGCACGGGTCTCCCAGTCCGTGTTCGACGGCTCCCGCCTCCGGGTCATCCTGCTGGTCGACGTACACGACGGTGCCCAGCAGCAGTTCCTGGAGGCATACGAGCAACTGTGCAGCCAGGTGGCCTCGGTGCCGGGTCACGTCAGCGACCAGCTGTGCCAGTCCATCGAGAATCCCTCCCAATGGCTCATCACGAGTGAGTGGGAGAGCGCCCCGCCGTTCCTCGCCTGGGTGAACAGCGAGGAGCACGTGCAGATGGTGCGCCCGCTGCACAGCTGTGTACGGGACACCCGCTCGCTCCGCTTCCACATCGTCCGCGAGACGGGCGGCGCGGCGCCGATGGCCGACACGGCACACCGCCAACTGCAGATGTCCCCCCGGATCGGCGACGGCGTGATCCGCCACGCCCTCACCTTCACGGTCAAGCCGGGCAGCGAGCCGGAGGTCGCGAAGATCCTCGCGAACTACGATCCACCCGAGACGCGGGTCGACGAGACCACCCGTCTGGTCCGCACCTCTCTCTTCATGCACGCCAACCGGGTCGTACGGGCCATCGAGGTCCGCGGCGACCTGCTCGTGGCGCTGCGGCACGTCGCCCGGCAGCCCGAGGTACGGGCGATCGAGGAGGCCATCAACCCGTACCTGGAGCAGGACCGGGATCTCAGCGACGACGATTCCGCGCGCGTGTTCTTCACCCGGGCGGCGCTGCCCGCCGTGCACCACATCAGCGTGGACGAGATGCCCGAGGGCGCGCGGTACGCCCTGTCCTACCCGGCCCGGCCCGGCGAGGGCATGCAGCTGGCCGAGGCGCTCTCCCGGCAGGACGAGAAGGCGGCGCAGGACCCGGCGAACCCGGTGCTGCGCAGCACGATCTTCCAGCGGGACGACGTCGTCGTACGGCTGATCGACGTGCGCCCCGGCGTGGACGCCGACGTCGCCCTGTCGAAGTCCGGGGCACTGTCCCCGCCGAACGCCCTGCTGGACGGCGACGCCGCCCGCATGGAACTCGTCACCGACCGCCGCTCGCCGGACGCCTGA
- a CDS encoding RDD family protein, producing the protein MDKRQAIGSWLSGPRAAMEDAGADFGYRGEQLGLPEEGPGSIARPGRRLVALAVDWGLCFMIAYSLITDGYGGQTTGNWALLIFFVMSALTVGTIGVTPGKRLFGLRVVALDTGTVHPGRALLRTALLCLAVPALIWDRDGRGLHDRVAKTVEVRI; encoded by the coding sequence GTGGACAAGAGGCAAGCAATCGGATCATGGCTCTCCGGCCCCCGTGCGGCCATGGAGGACGCCGGTGCGGACTTCGGCTACCGGGGGGAGCAGCTGGGTCTGCCCGAGGAGGGGCCGGGATCGATCGCCCGCCCCGGTCGGCGGCTCGTCGCCCTGGCCGTGGACTGGGGCCTGTGCTTCATGATCGCATACAGCCTGATCACGGACGGCTACGGCGGCCAGACGACCGGCAACTGGGCGCTGCTGATCTTCTTCGTCATGAGCGCCCTGACCGTCGGCACCATCGGCGTCACCCCGGGTAAGCGCCTCTTCGGCCTGCGCGTGGTCGCCCTCGACACCGGCACCGTCCACCCGGGCCGCGCCCTGCTCCGCACGGCCCTGCTCTGCCTCGCCGTCCCCGCCCTGATCTGGGACCGCGACGGCCGCGGACTCCACGACCGGGTGGCGAAGACGGTCGAGGTACGAATCTGA
- a CDS encoding FAD-dependent oxidoreductase translates to MQQKADHQVPVLVVGGSLVGLSMSLFLGRLGVRHMLVERHAGTSIHPRGRGNNVRTMELYRVAGIEPDIKTAAALLADNHGILQTPTLVGDAGEWLFKEMDPGGGLARFSPSGWCLCSQNDLEPVLRKGADALGGDLRYFHELESFEQDPEGVTAFVRDRDSDELYTVRADYLVAADGPRSPVRNRLGIGQSGPGDLFANVSVTFRSKLLADVVGDRRFICCYLTNPEADGALLPVDNKENWVFHAPWHPEQGEQLEEFTEERLQRHIRLAVGAPDLDVEITGKASWRAAERVAERYAVDRVFLAGDSAHEMSPTGAFGSNTGIQDAHNLAWKLAAVLGGWAGPGLLETYGAERRPVALATSARASARSVEHSHPGFAPPPGIGGGKGGGILNIVLAYRYPQGAVVGADPAQPVVPEGMRLTAEPGSRAPHMWLRHAGERVSTLDLYERSLVLLCDAASSEGAAWHAAARRIADTDGVQLDAYRIGAEADAELAYDAEGDDWAETHGTSADGAVLVRPDGFVAWRSPGAAADPEAELRQVVAAILHHR, encoded by the coding sequence ATGCAGCAAAAAGCCGATCACCAGGTTCCCGTCCTCGTCGTGGGCGGTTCGCTGGTGGGCCTGTCCATGTCCCTCTTCCTGGGCCGTCTCGGCGTGCGCCACATGCTCGTCGAGCGGCATGCCGGGACCTCGATCCACCCGCGCGGCCGCGGCAACAACGTGCGGACGATGGAGCTCTACCGGGTGGCCGGCATCGAGCCGGACATCAAGACGGCGGCCGCCCTCCTCGCGGACAACCACGGCATCCTGCAGACCCCGACGCTGGTCGGTGACGCCGGGGAGTGGCTGTTCAAGGAGATGGACCCGGGCGGCGGCCTCGCCCGGTTCAGCCCCTCGGGGTGGTGCCTGTGCAGCCAGAACGACCTGGAGCCGGTGCTCAGGAAGGGGGCCGACGCGCTCGGCGGCGACCTGAGGTACTTCCACGAGCTGGAGTCCTTCGAGCAGGACCCCGAAGGAGTGACGGCGTTCGTCCGGGACCGTGACAGCGACGAGCTCTACACGGTCCGCGCGGACTACCTGGTCGCGGCCGACGGTCCGCGCAGCCCCGTCCGCAACCGGCTCGGCATCGGGCAGAGCGGCCCCGGCGACCTGTTCGCCAACGTGAGCGTCACCTTCCGGTCCAAGCTGCTCGCCGACGTCGTCGGCGATCGGCGGTTCATCTGCTGCTACCTCACCAACCCCGAGGCGGACGGTGCCCTGCTGCCCGTCGACAACAAGGAGAACTGGGTCTTCCACGCCCCCTGGCACCCCGAACAGGGCGAGCAACTGGAGGAGTTCACCGAGGAACGGCTCCAGCGGCACATCCGGCTCGCGGTCGGCGCCCCCGACCTCGACGTCGAAATCACCGGAAAGGCGTCCTGGCGCGCCGCCGAACGGGTCGCCGAACGGTATGCCGTCGACCGGGTCTTCCTCGCCGGCGACTCCGCCCACGAGATGTCCCCGACCGGCGCCTTCGGCTCCAACACCGGGATCCAGGACGCCCACAACCTGGCCTGGAAGCTGGCCGCCGTCCTCGGCGGCTGGGCCGGGCCGGGGCTGCTGGAGACCTACGGCGCCGAGCGCCGGCCCGTCGCCCTGGCCACCAGCGCCCGTGCCTCGGCCCGCTCGGTGGAGCACAGCCATCCCGGTTTCGCCCCGCCCCCCGGCATCGGCGGCGGCAAGGGCGGCGGCATCCTCAACATCGTCCTCGCCTACCGCTACCCGCAGGGCGCCGTCGTGGGCGCCGACCCGGCCCAGCCGGTCGTACCCGAAGGGATGCGCCTGACCGCGGAGCCGGGCAGCCGGGCCCCGCACATGTGGCTGCGGCACGCGGGCGAACGGGTCTCCACGCTCGATCTGTACGAGCGTTCACTGGTGCTGCTCTGCGACGCCGCCTCGAGTGAGGGCGCCGCCTGGCACGCCGCCGCCCGGCGCATCGCCGACACGGACGGCGTACAGCTGGACGCGTACCGGATCGGTGCGGAGGCGGATGCCGAGCTGGCGTACGACGCGGAGGGCGACGACTGGGCGGAGACGCACGGGACGTCGGCCGACGGGGCGGTGCTGGTGCGGCCGGACGGGTTCGTGGCCTGGCGCTCACCCGGAGCGGCAGCGGATCCGGAGGCCGAGCTGCGGCAGGTCGTGGCGGCGATCCTGCACCACCGCTGA
- a CDS encoding beta-ketoacyl synthase N-terminal-like domain-containing protein, whose translation MSEPHDRRAAVTGIGVVAPNGTSTDAFWKATKEGLSVLDRVTREGCEHLPLKVAGEVRGFDPAATIEERFLVQTDRFTHFAMAAADFALDDARLGQADTSDEPYSIGVVTAAGSGGGEFGQRELQQLWGKGSRFVGPYQSIAWFYAASTGQISIRRKFKGPCSVVASDEAGGLDALAHAARAVRRGTGAIVAGSTEAPLAPYSVVCQLGYDELSRETDPSRAYRPFTDAACGFVPAEGGAMLVVEAAGTARERGAGIRAVVAGHGATFTGASRWAESRDGLAHAIRQALREADCAPEEIDVVFADALGVPEADRAEALALADALGGHGTRVPVTAPKTGTGRGYCAAPVLDTAAAVLAMEHGLIPPTPNVFDVCHDLDLVTGRARAAELRTALVLSRGLMGSNSALVLRHGAAQ comes from the coding sequence ATGAGCGAACCGCACGATCGGCGCGCGGCCGTCACCGGAATCGGGGTGGTCGCGCCCAACGGAACCAGCACCGACGCGTTCTGGAAGGCCACCAAGGAAGGACTCAGCGTCCTCGACCGGGTCACCCGCGAGGGCTGTGAGCACCTTCCGCTGAAGGTGGCCGGCGAGGTCCGCGGCTTCGACCCGGCGGCGACGATCGAGGAGCGGTTCCTCGTCCAGACCGACCGGTTCACCCACTTCGCCATGGCCGCGGCGGACTTCGCCCTGGACGACGCACGGCTCGGGCAGGCCGACACCTCCGACGAGCCGTACTCCATCGGTGTGGTGACCGCGGCCGGGTCCGGCGGCGGCGAGTTCGGCCAGCGTGAGCTGCAACAGCTGTGGGGCAAGGGCAGCCGGTTCGTCGGCCCGTACCAGTCCATCGCCTGGTTCTACGCAGCGAGCACCGGCCAGATCTCCATCCGCCGCAAGTTCAAGGGCCCCTGCTCGGTCGTCGCCTCCGACGAGGCCGGCGGTCTGGACGCCCTGGCGCACGCGGCGCGGGCGGTGCGGCGCGGCACCGGCGCGATCGTTGCCGGCTCCACCGAGGCGCCCCTCGCGCCGTACTCGGTGGTCTGCCAACTGGGCTACGACGAGCTGAGCCGCGAGACCGATCCGTCCCGGGCCTACCGCCCGTTCACGGACGCGGCGTGCGGGTTCGTGCCGGCCGAGGGCGGCGCGATGCTCGTGGTGGAGGCGGCGGGTACCGCCCGCGAACGCGGCGCCGGGATCCGGGCCGTCGTGGCGGGCCACGGGGCCACCTTCACCGGCGCCTCCCGCTGGGCGGAGTCCCGCGACGGCCTCGCCCACGCGATCCGGCAGGCCCTTCGGGAGGCCGACTGCGCGCCCGAGGAGATCGACGTCGTCTTCGCCGACGCCCTCGGGGTGCCGGAGGCGGACCGGGCCGAGGCACTGGCGCTCGCCGACGCCCTCGGCGGACACGGCACCCGGGTGCCGGTCACGGCGCCGAAGACCGGAACCGGGCGGGGGTACTGCGCGGCCCCCGTGCTGGACACCGCCGCGGCCGTGCTCGCCATGGAGCACGGCCTGATCCCGCCGACGCCGAACGTCTTCGACGTCTGCCACGACCTCGACCTCGTGACGGGCCGTGCCCGGGCCGCCGAGCTGCGCACGGCGCTGGTCCTCAGCCGCGGACTCATGGGGTCGAACTCGGCGCTGGTGCTGCGACACGGCGCCGCGCAGTGA
- a CDS encoding TcmI family type II polyketide cyclase — protein MHQALIVARMAPGSAPDIAKVFEDSDRGELPHLVGVVRRSLFQFGDVYMHLIESEREPGPAIAKVTSHPEFRDVSERLSAYVSAYDPETWRSPKDAMAQRFYLWERDARA, from the coding sequence GTGCACCAGGCCCTGATCGTCGCCCGCATGGCCCCGGGCTCCGCCCCCGACATCGCCAAGGTGTTCGAGGACTCCGACCGGGGAGAGCTGCCGCACCTCGTCGGCGTCGTCCGGCGCAGCCTCTTCCAGTTCGGCGATGTGTACATGCACCTCATCGAGTCCGAGCGCGAGCCGGGACCGGCCATCGCCAAGGTCACCTCGCATCCCGAGTTCAGGGACGTCAGCGAGCGCCTCTCGGCATACGTCAGCGCGTACGACCCGGAGACCTGGCGGTCCCCGAAGGACGCGATGGCACAGCGCTTCTACCTCTGGGAGCGCGACGCCCGCGCCTGA
- the glnA gene encoding type I glutamate--ammonia ligase: protein MFQNADEAKKFIADEDVKFVDVRFCDLPGVMQHFTVPVEAFDPDDELAFDGSSIRGFQAIHESDMALRADLSTARVDPFRRDKTLNINFFIHDPITGEQYSRDPRNVAKKAEAYLASTGIADTAYFGPEAEFYVFDSVRFKTSENESFYHIDSEAGAWNTGALEDNRGYKVRYKGGYFPTPPVDHFADLRAEISLELDKAGLKVERQHHEVGTAGQAEINYKFNTLLAAADDLQLFKYIVKNVAWRNGKTATFMPKPIFGDNGSGMHVHQSLWSNGDPLFYDEQGYAGLSDTARYYIGGILRHAPSLLAFTNPTVNSYHRLVPGFEAPVNLVYSQRNRSAAMRIPITGSNPKAKRVEFRAPDSSGNPYLAFSALLLAGLDGIKNKIEPAEPIDKDLYELAPEEHANVAQVPTSLGAVLDRLEADHEFLLQGDVFTSDLIETWIDYKRSNEIAPLQLRPHPHEFELYFDV from the coding sequence ATGTTCCAGAACGCCGACGAGGCCAAGAAGTTCATCGCGGACGAGGACGTCAAGTTCGTCGACGTCCGCTTCTGCGACCTGCCGGGCGTCATGCAGCACTTCACGGTGCCCGTCGAGGCGTTCGACCCGGACGACGAGCTCGCCTTCGACGGATCCTCGATCCGCGGCTTCCAGGCCATTCACGAGTCCGACATGGCCCTGCGCGCCGACCTGTCGACCGCCCGCGTGGACCCGTTCCGCCGCGACAAGACGCTCAACATCAACTTCTTCATCCACGACCCGATCACGGGCGAGCAGTACTCCCGTGACCCGCGCAACGTGGCGAAGAAGGCCGAGGCGTACCTGGCGTCGACCGGGATCGCCGACACCGCGTACTTCGGTCCCGAGGCCGAGTTCTACGTCTTCGACAGCGTCCGCTTCAAGACGTCCGAGAACGAGTCCTTCTACCACATCGACTCCGAGGCGGGCGCCTGGAACACCGGCGCGCTGGAGGACAACCGCGGGTACAAGGTCCGCTACAAGGGCGGCTACTTCCCGACCCCGCCGGTCGACCACTTCGCCGACCTGCGCGCCGAGATCTCCCTGGAGCTGGACAAGGCCGGCCTGAAGGTCGAGCGCCAGCACCACGAGGTGGGCACCGCCGGCCAGGCGGAGATCAACTACAAGTTCAACACGCTGCTCGCCGCCGCCGACGACCTCCAGCTCTTCAAGTACATCGTGAAGAACGTCGCCTGGCGCAACGGCAAGACCGCGACCTTCATGCCGAAGCCGATCTTCGGTGACAACGGCTCGGGCATGCACGTCCACCAGTCGCTGTGGAGCAACGGCGACCCGCTGTTCTACGACGAGCAGGGCTACGCCGGCCTGTCGGACACCGCCCGCTACTACATCGGCGGCATCCTCCGGCACGCCCCGTCGCTGCTCGCCTTCACCAACCCGACGGTGAACTCGTACCACCGCCTGGTCCCGGGCTTCGAGGCGCCGGTCAACCTGGTGTACTCGCAGCGCAACCGTTCCGCCGCGATGCGTATCCCGATCACGGGCTCGAACCCGAAGGCCAAGCGCGTCGAGTTCCGCGCCCCGGACTCCTCCGGCAACCCGTACCTGGCCTTCTCCGCCCTGCTCCTCGCGGGCCTGGACGGCATCAAGAACAAGATCGAGCCGGCCGAGCCGATCGACAAGGACCTCTACGAACTCGCCCCCGAGGAGCACGCGAACGTCGCGCAGGTCCCGACCTCCCTCGGCGCCGTGCTGGACCGCCTGGAGGCGGACCACGAGTTCCTCCTCCAGGGCGACGTCTTCACGTCCGACCTGATCGAGACCTGGATCGACTACAAGCGTTCGAACGAGATCGCCCCGCTGCAGCTGCGTCCGCACCCGCACGAGTTCGAGCTCTACTTCGACGTGTGA
- a CDS encoding beta-ketoacyl-[acyl-carrier-protein] synthase family protein yields the protein MTRRVAVTGIGIVAPGGIGVPAFWDLLANGRTATRGITFFDPTGLRSRIAAECDFDPAAHGLDEEQIARADRYIQFALVAGEEAVRDSGLELAREDPWRVGVSVGTAVGGTTRLEHDYVLVSHRGQRWDVEHQQAEPHLHRAFSPSTVASAVAERFGAQGPVQTVSTGCTSGLDAVGYAFHTVEEGRADICIAGASDSPISPITMACFDAIKATSPNNDDPAHASRPFDNNRDGFVMGEGGAVLVLEELEHARARGAHVYCELGGYATFGNAYHMTGLTSEGLEMARAIDLALDHARLDPTAIDYVNAHGSGTRQNDRHETAAVKRALGRHAYDTPMSSIKSMVGHSLGAIGAIEVVACVLALAKQVVPPTANYETPDPECDLDYVPRVARERKLTSVLSVGSGFGGFQSAVVLTRSRE from the coding sequence ATGACCCGGCGCGTGGCGGTCACTGGCATAGGCATCGTCGCCCCGGGCGGCATCGGCGTACCGGCTTTCTGGGATCTGCTGGCCAACGGCCGGACCGCGACGCGGGGCATCACCTTCTTCGACCCCACGGGACTGCGCTCCCGGATAGCCGCCGAGTGCGACTTCGACCCGGCGGCGCACGGCCTCGACGAGGAGCAGATAGCGCGCGCGGACCGGTACATACAGTTCGCCCTGGTCGCCGGCGAGGAAGCGGTCCGGGACTCGGGTCTGGAACTGGCCCGGGAGGATCCGTGGCGGGTCGGGGTGTCCGTGGGCACCGCGGTCGGCGGCACCACCCGGCTGGAGCACGACTACGTCCTGGTCAGTCACCGAGGACAGCGCTGGGACGTCGAACACCAGCAGGCGGAGCCGCACCTGCACCGGGCGTTCTCGCCCAGTACGGTCGCCTCCGCGGTGGCGGAACGTTTCGGCGCCCAGGGTCCGGTCCAGACCGTCTCCACCGGCTGCACCTCCGGCCTGGACGCGGTCGGGTACGCCTTCCACACCGTCGAGGAGGGCCGGGCCGACATCTGCATAGCGGGTGCCTCGGACTCCCCGATCTCCCCCATCACCATGGCCTGCTTCGACGCGATCAAGGCCACGTCCCCGAACAACGACGACCCCGCCCACGCCTCCCGGCCCTTCGACAACAACCGTGACGGATTCGTGATGGGCGAGGGCGGCGCCGTGCTCGTCCTGGAGGAGCTGGAGCACGCGCGAGCCCGCGGCGCCCACGTGTACTGCGAGCTGGGCGGCTACGCCACCTTCGGCAACGCCTACCACATGACCGGCCTGACCAGCGAAGGTCTGGAGATGGCCCGGGCGATAGATCTGGCACTCGACCACGCCCGACTGGATCCGACGGCGATCGACTACGTCAACGCGCACGGATCCGGCACCCGGCAGAACGACCGCCACGAGACGGCGGCCGTGAAGCGGGCCCTCGGTCGGCACGCCTACGACACCCCCATGAGCTCCATCAAGTCGATGGTGGGCCACTCGCTCGGGGCGATCGGGGCGATCGAGGTGGTCGCCTGTGTGCTGGCCCTCGCCAAGCAGGTCGTACCGCCGACCGCGAACTACGAGACCCCCGACCCCGAGTGCGACCTGGACTACGTCCCGCGTGTCGCCCGCGAACGGAAGCTGACCAGCGTCCTGTCCGTGGGCAGCGGATTCGGGGGTTTCCAGTCGGCGGTGGTCCTGACCCGAAGCAGGGAGTGA
- a CDS encoding cupin domain-containing protein: MIKPIPKIVDLSEVEPNTRRGGDLRAMLTPTTVGSTSGFMGVAIVQPGDRIAEHYHPYSEEFVYVVCGQLEVDLDGEAHPLRPEQGLMIPAHMRHRFRNVGNVEARIVFHLGPLAPRPSLGHVDTEETEVIGAAAVATEPASACAAHDRGQVRS, encoded by the coding sequence GTGATCAAACCCATTCCCAAGATCGTGGACCTCAGCGAGGTCGAGCCCAACACCCGGCGCGGCGGCGATCTGCGCGCCATGCTCACCCCGACCACGGTGGGCTCCACCAGCGGTTTCATGGGCGTGGCCATCGTCCAGCCCGGCGACCGCATCGCTGAGCACTACCACCCGTACTCCGAGGAGTTCGTGTACGTCGTCTGCGGGCAGCTGGAGGTGGACCTGGACGGCGAGGCGCACCCGCTCCGCCCGGAGCAGGGGCTGATGATCCCCGCCCACATGCGCCACCGCTTCCGGAACGTGGGCAACGTGGAGGCGCGCATCGTCTTCCACCTGGGGCCGCTGGCCCCGCGCCCGAGCCTGGGACACGTCGACACGGAGGAGACGGAGGTCATCGGGGCCGCCGCGGTGGCCACGGAGCCCGCATCCGCGTGTGCCGCCCACGACCGAGGTCAGGTTCGATCATGA
- a CDS encoding SCO2583/SCO2584 N-terminal domain-containing protein, translating into MTEQDDPEREYDLRWADSAEHKEPSARARMLAARWKHSPPEPVPFRADPEGRAPRRSSWISTAVVLGCVVTVIVVLGYINFRAPY; encoded by the coding sequence ATGACCGAGCAGGACGACCCGGAGCGGGAGTACGACCTCAGGTGGGCGGACAGCGCCGAGCACAAGGAGCCCTCGGCGCGGGCCCGCATGCTGGCCGCCCGCTGGAAGCACAGCCCGCCGGAGCCGGTGCCTTTCCGGGCGGATCCGGAAGGGCGGGCGCCACGCCGGTCGTCGTGGATATCGACGGCCGTGGTCCTGGGGTGCGTGGTCACGGTGATCGTGGTGCTCGGCTACATCAACTTCCGGGCGCCCTACTGA
- a CDS encoding acyl carrier protein has product MSQITVEELAALMKKAAGVTVSPQQLQEKPDTGFDVLGVDSLGLLGIVGELENVHGTPMPVDAERCKTPQQFLNLVNSTLMTGA; this is encoded by the coding sequence ATGTCCCAGATCACCGTGGAAGAACTCGCCGCGCTCATGAAGAAGGCCGCCGGGGTCACCGTCAGCCCGCAGCAGCTCCAGGAGAAGCCGGACACCGGCTTCGACGTCCTCGGCGTCGACTCGCTGGGCCTGCTCGGCATCGTCGGCGAGCTGGAGAACGTGCACGGCACCCCGATGCCGGTCGACGCGGAGCGCTGCAAGACGCCCCAGCAGTTCCTCAACCTCGTCAACAGCACCCTGATGACTGGAGCCTGA